The following are encoded in a window of Rubellicoccus peritrichatus genomic DNA:
- a CDS encoding GNAT family N-acetyltransferase has protein sequence MIRKATFDDATSIAQIYNYYIENTVITFEEDPIDAEDIIQRIEKSNSAGFSWYVALESESVVGYAYSSKWNERSAYKHTAEVSVYLSHQHRSKGLGTKLYEALFDELKAMRMHVVIGGVTLPNAASVALHEKFGMKKVAHYEQVGFKFEEWLDVGYWQIQLDT, from the coding sequence AGCATAGCTCAAATCTATAATTATTACATAGAGAATACAGTTATTACATTTGAGGAAGACCCGATTGATGCGGAAGATATCATCCAACGAATTGAAAAATCGAATTCAGCCGGATTCTCATGGTATGTGGCACTCGAATCAGAATCTGTTGTTGGGTATGCCTACTCTTCGAAATGGAACGAAAGAAGTGCTTACAAACATACTGCTGAGGTGTCGGTATACTTATCGCATCAACACAGATCAAAAGGATTAGGAACAAAGCTTTATGAAGCCTTGTTTGATGAACTCAAGGCGATGCGAATGCACGTGGTCATTGGAGGAGTCACACTCCCCAATGCAGCAAGTGTCGCACTTCATGAAAAATTCGGGATGAAGAAAGTGGCACACTACGAGCAAGTTGGCTTCAAGTTCGAGGAGTGGCTGGACGTGGGCTATTGGCAAATTCAACTAGACACCTAA